From a region of the Lactuca sativa cultivar Salinas chromosome 4, Lsat_Salinas_v11, whole genome shotgun sequence genome:
- the LOC111918409 gene encoding serotonin N-acetyltransferase 2, chloroplastic has protein sequence MLLQGSFFSLPFRSPLRFRPPITHHHLPRKVSFAAVSFSASYAISDQELESRGLIFRRTIDDLNLDHLNSVFVAVGFPKRDTDKIKVALEHTDSLLWVEYEKTKRPVAFARATGDGVFNAIIWDVVVDPNFQGIGLGKAVIERVVEELLQKGITNIALYSEPRVLGFYRPLGFISDPEGIRGMVYSRKNKRK, from the coding sequence ATGCTTCTTCAGGGGAGCTTCTTCTCCCTTCCATTCCGATCACCCCTCCGCTTCCGACCTCCGATCACCCACCACCACCTTCCTCGCAAAGTCTCCTTCGCAGCGGTTTCATTTTCCGCCAGTTATGCCATCTCCGACCAAGAACTGGAATCGCGGGGTTTAATCTTCCGCCGCACAATCGACGACCTGAACCTCGACCATTTAAACTCCGTTTTCGTTGCCGTCGGTTTCCCAAAACGAGACACCGACAAGATAAAAGTGGCGCTGGAGCATACAGATTCGTTGTTGTGGGTGGAGTATGAGAAGACAAAGAGACCGGTGGCGTTTGCTAGAGCCACCGGCGACGGCGTATTCAATGCTATTATTTGGGATGTGGTGGTGGATCCGAATTTTCAGGGGATTGGGTTGGGGAAGGCGGTGATTGAGAGAGTGGTGGAGGAGCTGCTGCAAAAGGGAATCACTAACATTGCTCTGTATTCGGAGCCCCGAGTTTTGGGATTCTATAGACCTCTCGGGTTTATTTCGGATCCAGAGGGGATAAGAGGAATGGTGTATTCAAGAAAGAATAAGAGAAAATAG
- the LOC111918400 gene encoding uncharacterized protein LOC111918400 codes for MGRVVEIGWVIGFQIAKEIIRHVLTLRYLHDVSTSSEIVGPIFLSDYNRGKFVQQTQTQPETVVSDSELEFVTKTQPTRAKTKRKEKAEAKCWEPLEVLVLAQSWIDISEDAEVGKSQKHDRFWIRVLHRFHKGMNYGEHRSKHQVYSKWRKMNNKIMLFNDLYNNMKRQWKSRESDEVILKKTLKVKTSDEHIDSGSKRSRTSESDHTTSDARVQFDLNEDEPVPVSPPSRPMGRDKAKSKGKDKTSDLDELKEIGDDMKGIKDEMDKILQIASERELRKQRVSDMRILTMDTSKMNGDELQVILAMKKEVKKRYVYRG; via the exons ATGGGGAGGGTTGTCGAGATTGGGTGGGTTATAGGGTTTCAGATCGCCAAGGAGATTATTAGACATGTTCTCACTCTTCGTTACCTTCATGATGTATCTACTTCGTCGGAGATTGTGGGGCCGATTTTCCTCTCCGATTACAACAGAGGGAAG TTTGTtcaacaaacacaaacacaaccaGAAACGGTCGTTTCTGATTCTGAACTGGAATTCGTTACAAAAACTCAACCCACTCGagcaaaaactaaaagaaaagagaaggcgGAGGCTAAATGTTGGGAACCCCTGGAAGTGTTAGTGTTGGCACAATCTTGGATCGATATTTCAGAAGATGCGGAGGTTGGAAAAAGCCAAAAGCATGACCGCTTTTGGATTCGCGTTTTACATAGGTTTCATAAAGGAATGAACTATGGAGAACACCGTTCAAAACATCAAGTGTACTCTAAATGGAGGAAGATGAACAACaaaatcatgttgtttaatgattTGTATAACAACATGAAACGTCAATGGAAAAGTAGAGAAAGCGATGAAGTGATTTTGAAGAAAACGTTGAAAGT CAAAACATCAGACGAGCATATCGATAGTGGTTCAAAACGCAGTAGAACATCTGAGTCCGACCACACTACATCAGATGctcgtgttcaatttgatctgaaCGAAGATGAACCTGTTCCAGTTTCACCACCTTCTCGACCAATGGGAAGAGACAAAGCAAAAAGCAAAGGCAAAGACAAAACGTCGGATTTAGATGAGTTGAAAGAAATTGGGGACGACATGAAGGGTATAAAAGATGAAATGGACAAGATTTTGCAAATTGCTTCTGAAAGAGAGCTTCGGAAACAAAGGGTGAGCGATATGCGAATACTAACGATGGACACGTCGAAAATGAACGGGGACGAGCTTCAAGTTATTTTGGCGATGAAGAAGGAAGTGAAAAAACGTTACGTATACCGTGGCTAA